The genomic window ACAAAATCGATGGTCTTCTTATCAATTATGTGAAGAGCCGCCCCAATCATCTTAGAACTTGCTCTACCCTTTTCGTGAAGTACGCTTCTTATGACTCTTATGTTCTGTCCGGTGGCGTATAGAACCCTTGAATTGACCAGATCAACAAGGTTGCGCAAAGATCTTTCGGGAAGCATTGACGCGACGCCGCCCAAAACGACAACTTCGGGATCAAGTGAATTAACTATGTTGATTATCCCTACACCCAGGCTTCTTTCAACCTCCTCAAGAAGGTACTTATATTCTGGATCTGACGAACTCAACACACCTAGATACTTCTCGTTGTTACTACTTCCTCTCAGAGCAAATCCCATCTCTTCTGCCCGACCAACTATTGCTTCGGTAGAAGCTATAGTCTCCCAGCAACCAAAGTTTCCACAATAACATTGCTTCCCATCTGTCTGAACCGTCATGTGCCCCAATTCGCCCGCAGAGTAGTCCCGGCCTCTATAAATCTGCCCGTCGAACATTATCCCGCAACCGATTCCCTCTGACACATATACAAAAACGATATCTCCTGCATTTGCAAGAGCGGGGTTATTCCACTTCTCTGCAATCAAAGAGAGATTTGCTTCATTGTCAAGAAATACAGGGTAGCGTCTGGATAGCCTTTCTTTGAGCACAAGATCCTTCCAGTTCAGATGAGGAACGTATACTATTCTTGAGTTCTCAACATCGACAATTCCAGGGACTGATACGGAGTAACCGAGAAATCTATACTTAGGGATATTTTTGGAAATTACCGAAGCCTTCTCGGCAAGGATTTTCATGAACTCATAGAAATCGGGAGGTGTTCTGAATTTGCTCATGACCGAAACAGACCCATCGAAGAATCCTTTACCTACTGTAGTCTCTTCGACGCCAATATCTATTACAATAGACATGAAGGCCTTTCTGTTGAGGCGAAGAACGATGGCCTTTCTTCCAATACGACCGGTCTCTTCCGCACTTACTTCTTCACAGAGCCCAACAGACAAAAAGTCCTTTATTATTTTTGTTATGGTACTGGGGTTCAGACCCGATGCAGTTGCAAGGTCTCGTCTAGTTGTGACAGGACTCTTCCTCAACAAATGAAGAATCAGCTTTCTATTAGATCTTCCAATGTTTTCTGAATCCAGCTTCTTTCCCACCAAGGCGAAATCCCCCTTTCTACTCTAGCTTACTACCTAATACAGATTAGAATAAATCTCAACAGGAGCATTTACAGGCGGTTGTTAAGGAATATCACTCTTAACTTGTCTTTTCCTAATTTATTTATTGCCGCAAAAAAAAGAAAGAGTTTCACTGTTGGTATCCTCTGATAGTTCTTATTTCACTGTTTGAGAACAATTCAACCTTATTGCATGACAATTCTAACAGAGGGAAAGAATGAAGACACAGAAAAAAACCATCTGTTCAGAAAGCAAATCTCTTTGAACTGCTTGAAAACCCGTCTCAGACAAAAGAGGATCTCTTATTTGTTTGCTGCAGAATATAACATCTTATATCTATTTGAATGGTTCCTGAAAATGTTTTCATTAAGATCAGGGATGATGTAAGGAAATCTAACCGTAAATATCTGAGATTGCTCGAAAGACATGTTGAAGAGGATGGGACATCATACCTTGAGAGTCAAAATGTTGTCAGTCTTTTGATGTTCTTGAAACAGTCACTACTCTAGAACTAAGTGTCTCTCCTTTTCTTGGTCTCGACCAGGCAAGTTTGATGATCAATAAAGACAGGTATCTTTTCATTCTTGGCTATGACAGAATAGAAGTACCATTCAGAGAAAAAGACGAGCGTTGGAGTGTATAGATTTTTCTGACGCACTTGCCAGCAAGGAGAGACTTGCTATTTTGAGAGAACTGAGCAGAGAGCCACATCGTCCAGTTAGGCTTGCAAAGAAACTGAAGATCTCCGCCGGAGATCTAAGCAACCACCTCGAAAAACTGAAGAAGTGAAGGCTTTTGGAGAGTGTCTATGATGGTGAACATGTGAAATACACCGTTAGGGCCGACGAAATTAAGAGATTGGCCAGCGATAGACTAGACAGACTACTCAAGGAAAAGACCGAATGAATATCGATTATGAACTTTCACTCCAAACAAACGGGGCCAGAGGCCCCGTAATCATTTGAAAGAGAATCATTTACCAACGAAATCAATGAACAAGTCCATGAACAGCTCCGTGTTCTCAACGATAATACTGTGTCCATACTCTTCAAGGACCTTTACTTGCACATTCTTAATGACTCTTTCAAATCTCCTCGCCATCTCTTCTGAGATTATCTGATCTAGCTTTCCCACGATGATCAGAAAGGGAACTTCGGTCCCTTTTAGCTCTTGAGTAAAATCGTATCTGTCAAGAGCCCTGGCATTTTCGACAAAACACCTTCCGTCCATCAGGAGCGCCTCTTCAACCAGAGCCTCTAGAAACTCGTCCTCCGCTCTTGTCGGCATAACCCCAACAAGAGCCTTCTTCAGGAGGTCTCTGTTGCCCTTATACATCTCAAGATATGGATAGGCCTCTTCAGGTGTAGTAAGTCCGTCAGGCGGAGCCGGATCGACAAGAACAACCCGGTCGATCAGATCGGGTCTCTTCACAACCACGCTCTGAGCAACCGCTCCACCTAAAGAGTGACCGACTAATACTACTCGGTCAACTTTCATCTCAAGTATGAAATCAATAACATAGTTCGCGTAATCTTCAATACTTACTTCTTCAAGCCTATCCGACCTTCCGAAATTCGGCAAGTCAATTGCATAACCTTTGAATCTCCGCGGAAGAATCTCTAGAGAAGGCTCGAACCATTTGCTCGAGGCGAAGTTTCCATGGACAAAGACCACTGGAATTCCTTCAGAATCCACGGTTTCAAGATAGAAGATCTTCTTGTCGACAACTTTAACGTACTTCTTAGCAATCTGCCTCTTCATGAATAACTCCCTCCCGTCTAGCAAGTTGGTTTCTCGATCATTATCTTTCGTATTAACATCTTTGAACACAATCGAAGCACTTTCACCAACTTCCAGCGCAAAAGCATTTCTCTCAAAACCGATTGTCATGAAGACCAGGTAGGTCATCAGAACCACTGCCAACTGCTTCTCTCGCATTTCAAATCACTTCTAAGAAGCCTCTTAGTCTACCCTACAAACCAAGATAAGAGCGCTTGACATATTCATTATGCATAAGGTCTTCCGCAGTACTCTCGATTGCAAGAGTTCCGTTCTCTATGACGTAACCCCGGTCGATTACTTTCAGACCCTGCCTAACGTTTTGCTCAGAGAGAATCATAGAGACTCCTTCAGATTTTATGGCTAAGAGTTTCTCAAAGAGCTCTGAAACCAGAGAAGGTTGGAGTCCCACTGAAGGCTCATCTAGAATCAGAAGTCTAGGAACCGCCATCAGAGCACGGCCCACTGCAAGCATTCTCTGCTGACCTCCGCTCATAGTTCCCGCCAGCTGATAAGCGCGTTCCTTAAGAATCGGAAAGATCTTGAATACAAAATCAAGCCTCTCTTCAATTCTATCTCTCGCCTCCTTGATGTAGGCAGCTCCAATCTTCAGGTTCTCGAGAACGTTCATAATAGGAAAGAGCTCACCGTCCTGAGGCACTACAGATATACCTTTTCTTATTATCGTATGGGTTTCGTACGGGATGAGAGATTCCCCTTCAAACAGTATTTCTCCGCTCGTAGGTTTAACCAAACCAATGATTGAGTTTATCAGGGTGGTCTTTCCCGCTCCATTGGGGCCGAAAAGTCCAACGGCTTCTTCTCCAACGGAAAAAGAGAAGTCCGTTACAACCTGAATTCTCCCGTATGAGACGTTTACGTTCTTGACTTCAAGCATCAGGCATCCTCCCCCAAATAAGCGGTGATCACGTTGTGTTGCTGTGAAACCTCACTATATGGACCTTCAGCGATAATTGCTCCTCTGTCTAGCACAATAACTCTCTCAGTAATCTCTCTAATTACACTCATGACGTGCTCTATTATGCAGATTGTCACACCTGTATCTCTAATCTTTCTTACAGTGTCTATCATCTCTCTGGTTTCATCCATATTCAAACCCGACATAACCTCGTCTAGAAAAAGAAGCTTTGGCTTTGTTGCCATAGCTCTGGCGATTTCGATCTTCTTGATATCCAAGACAGTTATCTTATCAAGGACTTCGTTAGGTTTAGCAAGACCGATCGTTTCGCAAAGCTTAATTGCGCTCTTTCGACTATCCTTTAGCTTTTCTCCGTTTCCGAACAGCCCACCAACCATAACATTTTCAGCTACGGTGAGATTCTTAAGGGGGCGCGCAATCTGGAAAGTTCTGGCTATACCCAAATGGCATCTCTTGTGAGTAGGCAGAAAAGTAATATCCGTACCATCAAAGAATATTCTGCCTTCACTCACAGTATGTAGTCCCGATATCACATTTGTAAGCGTTGTCTTTCCTGCGCCATTGGGACCTATTAGCCCTAGAATCTCGCCCTGCCGAATCTCCATTGTGACATCATCTACAGCTACAAGCCCGCCAAAGCGCTTAGTTACTTTTTCAACTTTGAGTATACTCATGTTATCGTTCCTCCAGACGGCGTTTTCTGAAACCAAGAACATCTTTGATTGCGCCATATACACCGTTGGGTAAGAAGAGGACTACCACAACAATAATCACACCGTAGATTATCAGGTGGCCGTACGGCATGATCAGTTTAAGATACTCAGAGGATAGCCCAAGAATTATCGCTCCAATTACTGAACCTATTGTTGAGTAGATTCCCCCAACCAGGGCCATCGCTATCGGCAAGAGAAGATAATGAGCCGAAAAGCTGCTCTCGGGGAAAACGAAGCCATACTGCAGAGCGTATGTCGCGCCGACCACACCCTGAATCATCGAAGTTACAACAAAGACGAATATCAAATACTTGTATATGTTCACTCCGTGAGATTTAGCAACGGTCTCATCCGCCCTGATAGAGTCAATGGCGAAGTGTATTCTGGTTCTTTGGAATACTTCTGAAATTACTATTGTAATCAAGGCAACACCCAGCATAAACCAGTAGACCTTGTTCGAATCGTAGTTGAAGAGGGTGCTCAAAACGACTTTACCGCTCGGACCACCCGAGATCTTGTGAAGGTTCCTGATGATGACCATAAAAACGCTCGCTAGAGCCATTGTAGTAATAGCGAAGTAAAGACCTCTAAGTCTGAGGATTGCCATACCCAGAACCAGCGATACAACTCCGGCGACAAGTCCACCGATTATGATTCCTGTGATAGGATCTACTCCAAGATCAGCTGCAGCGATGATTCCTGCGTATCCTCCCAGACCAAAGAAGCCTGCTGTGCCAAATGACAATTGACCCGTTCGTAACATCATGTCCCAGCTTAATGCAAGAGTCATGAACGTAAGTATCGTTATGGCAACACTTATGAAGTATGCTTCCGTGAGCAGTGGCAGCATCACAGCCGCTGCGAGAACAATCAGAAGGAGAATCGGTTTAATAATCTTCATAGTGATTGCCTCCTTAAGGATCTAATCATGATAACTGCTATCAGTACTCCAAAGAACACGATGTCAGACCAACCGGCATATCCGGGAATCGATTGAACGATTGCCTCTCCCACTCCTAGAACAATACCACTTATCAGAATCCCGGTTAGGTTACCGAGACCTGCCATTGCAACTAGACTGAATGATTTCATAGTGAATGCCGCGCCCACAGAGGGAAAGATTGCAAATCTCGGCACCATTACCCCTGCTGCAATACCAAGTATGGCGACCGATAAACCAAAAACAAAGAGATAGACGAAATCGGTGTTTATCCCTACAATCTTTGCTCCGCGAGGATTCTGACCGACTGCAAAGGTAGCCTGCCCTAATCTTGTCTTTTTTAGAAAGAGTTGAAGAGCGATTAGCACTGCAAACGCTAACACAACGTAAAGCAACTCGTAAGTACCGAATCTAACGCCGGCAATCGTCGTTGAGGACGAAGAATAGTCAACATAGACGCTTCTTGGCCGGGTAGTCCAGATAACCTTCATGAGTTCCAGAACTATCATCGATATCCCGAAAGTGAGAAGCAGCTGGTTAAGGTGTCCTGCTTTAAGAACCCTGGTTACCGTAAGCTTATAGATAACAACTCCTAGAATGAATAGCAGGAAAAACACGGGGATTATCGAAACAAGAGGATCCATACCGGTATTGACTGCAAATAGATAAACAATATAAGTTCCCAGCGATAGCAAATCGCCGTGGGCAAGGTTCATTATTCCGACTACTCCGAGAGTTAGAGCCAGAGGAAGCCCTATCAGTGCATAAAGACTACCTCTCTGAACGCCATAAATCGCGGCTAGCGGCCTCCAGATCGCGACAACCACAAGTATCGCGACAAGTATCAAAATGCCTCTATGCTTTCTCAAGAAAGAGATCTTTTCCAAGTCTTTCACCACCCTGGTAGCAACTTTTTCAGATAATAAGGTCGGGCATTGCTGCCCGACCTAAATCAGACTATCTCCCATCCCAGGAAGGGAATGGATATTCAGGTTCAGCTGTCTTTAACTCTAGAGGCCATATTACGTGCTGTTCGCCACCCTGCCACTGAAGTATCTTCTGAGCAGTGAAGCCCTGGTGCTTTATGACGTTACTTGGCGCAATCTTCAAGACATCACCGATTGGAGACGCATATTCCACCTGCTCTAGGGCCTTGATAAGTGCAGACTTCTCAATAGTACCAGCAGCCTTGATTCCTTCTGCAAGGAAGTAAATGTTCGTGTAACCGAGAGGAGCAAAGTAAGTTGCCGGCTCTTCCTTGAACATCTCAATGTAGGCATTCCAGAAGTGCTCGGCTACGGGGCTGATTCTGTTGATCGTTGGAGCCCACATTCCGTATAGGGTAACTCCTTCTGCCAGGGGAGAGTCGCCGAAATGTGCCGGCCATCCTGGAGGTGCTCCAACAAAGAACTTTGGTGAGAACCCGACTTCCTTTGCCTGCTGGAGCATTGGAAGAGCATCCGCGTCATAACCCGCCCAAACGAAAAGATCCGGGTCATATTTCTTCGCCTGCTGAAGCATCGCTCGGTAATCTCCTCCGCCAAGTGCAGCACTCTTGAACGAAACTCCCATGTAGTCGCTCATGACTTCTGCCCAAGCTCCCTGGCCTTCTGCAGCCAGTGCCTGAAGGACCAAATATGCTTCATGAGAACCGGTGCCGAAAGCTCCTTCTTCATACGCCAGGAAGACTTTGTTGATCTCAATATCAGGATAGGCTTCGGCTAGATCCGTCCAACCCTGGCCGTAGCTGGCTCCCTGCTGATAATCCCATGGATGCAGATGGAAATACCAGTCTGCGTCCGGACCGACTGCAACCTCACATTGTGAACCGGCAGCACCTATCCAGATTGTGACCTTCTGAAAGCTCTTCATAACAGGAATCTGCGCGAAGTGAACTCCAGTGCTCATACCACCGACAAAAAAGTCCACTCTATCAACGGTAGCAAGCCTGGAGATCGCTGCCGCACCCTTCTCCGGTGTCATTTCGTCATCAATTACTATCAACTCCAGAGGTCGTCCTAGTAAACCGCCTTCTGCGTTGATTTCACTTACTGCAAGTCTCATTGCCTTTGCAGCCTGATCTCCGGTGATGTCACCCAAGGGAAGAACAGCACCGATCTTGATCGGAGTAGCTGCAAAAACGATTAGTGAAGTTACAGCAGCCATAAGTAGAACCAAAAATACCTTTTTCACTTTCCCACCTCCTACGTAGGTTGTACTCCAGATGATTTCAAAAGAACGTTGGAACAAGAAAACTCTTTCCCAAAAAGCGGCATTACCTGTGATTCAGAAATTAGACTCTCCTGACAACTACTGCGGTTCCCATTCCTCCGCCGATGCAAAGGGAAGCAAGCCCGAATTCGAGATCTCTCTTCTCCATTTCGTGGACGAGCGTAACGATGATTCTGTTCCCTGAGGCTCCAATGGGATGACCAAGAGCAATTGCACCTCCATTAACATTGGTTCTTTCAATCAGCCATTCCTTTGTGACTCCGTAGATCTCCATAAGTCCTCTAATCACGGAAAGCGCCTGAGAAGCGAAAGCCTCATTGAGCTCGATAAGCCCTACATCCTTGATGGTCATCGCAGCTTTATTGAGAGCCTTTTCAACGGCTGGAACAGGACCGTATCCCATATATGCTGGATCGACTCCCGCCTGAGCAAATGAGACTATCTCTGCAATCGGTTTAAGCCCGTACTTCGTTACTGCTTCTTCACTTGCCAGGACGGTTGCACTTGCACCGTCATTGATTCCCGATGAATTCCCTGCCGTTACTGAACCATCCTTCTTGAATGCAGGTCTCAGCTTCGCCAAAATCTCCATGCTTGTATCTCTAGGATGCTCATCGGTATCAAATACAATGTCTCCCTTTCTATGCTTTATGACAACGGGAATGATTTCATCCTTGAACTTTCCTGCGGAGATTGCTTCTTTTGCCCTCTTCTGGCTTTCAAGTGCAAATTCGTCTTGCTCCTGTCTGCTTATGCTGTATTTTGCTGCGAGATTTTCCGCAGTAACGCCCATGTGATAATCGTTAAAAACATCCGTTAGCCCATCTCTTATCATGTGATCCGTTATGGAGCCGCTGCCCATCCTGTAACCAAACCTTGCCTTGTCCAGCATGTAAGGGGCTATAGACATATTCTCCATACCACCTGTCAAGACCAGATCGGCTTCGCCCGTAAGGATATCCTGGGCCCCGATCATCGTCGATTTCATTCCGGATCCGCATAGCATGTTCACTAGATATCCGGGACTCTCGATAGGTACGCCTGCTCCGATTGAGACCTGCCTTCCCGGTCCCATACCTTGATTGGCAGTCAATATGCAACCCATTATGGTTTCTTCGATGTTCTTGGGGTCTACCTCTGATTGTTCTATCGCAGCCTTTGATGCAGTAACACCAAGCTCGACCGCCGGAACATCTTTCAAAGCCCCTCCGAAAGTACCTATTGCTGTTCTCTTTGCACCAACTATGAAGACCTTCTTCATCAAAAACCTCCTAAATCAATCCAACCTCGCTGGCCTGTTTTCTTAACTCAGATCTAAAATCGGGATGAGAGATGTTAAGCAAAGACTCTACTCTCTGGAAGACATTTAGACCCTTCAACCTCGCGATTCCAAACTCAGTGACAACATAATCAGTATCCTGCCTAGGCACAGTTACCGGAGAACCCAGAGGGAGAAGAGGAACGATTGTGGAAACGGTTCCCTTCTTGGCGGTGGACCTCAGAGCAATTATCCCCTTTCCGTTCTTCGCCATAGAGGCCCCTCTGTGAGTATCAAGCTGTCCTCCTGTGCCACTATAGTGCCTTGTTCCGATTGCTTCCGAACACACCTGTCCTGTTAGATCAACGGATATGGCAGTATTTATGGATACCATGTTATCGTTTTGCGCAACGACGTATGGATCGTTCACATAGCTCCCTCTAAGCAAAAGAACCCCAGGATTGTCTTCCACAAAGGAGTACATTCTCTTCGTTCCAAGGGCGAAAGTAGCAATGAACTTTCCTTTCCAGAGACTCTTTCTCGAATTCGTTATCGCTCCCTTTTCGAAGAGATGAATCATGGACTCCGTGAACATTTCGGTATGTATTCCAAGTTCATGCTTGTCTTCCATCAACTTGGCAACGGCATTTGGAATACCGCCGATTCCGATCTGCAGAGTGGCGCCATCTACAACTAATGACGATATATGCTCGCCAATTCGCATCTCCGTCTCCGAGGGTTCGGTATCGGGAAGCTCAGGAATATCAAAACTGTTCTCTATCACATAGTCAACTTCACTTATGTGAACATGTGTGTCCCCATGGGTTCTTGGAGCCCTGTCGTTTACTTCCAGGATCACCATTTTCGCGTTCTCAACCATGTC from Mesotoga sp. Brook.08.105.5.1 includes these protein-coding regions:
- a CDS encoding ROK family transcriptional regulator → MGKKLDSENIGRSNRKLILHLLRKSPVTTRRDLATASGLNPSTITKIIKDFLSVGLCEEVSAEETGRIGRKAIVLRLNRKAFMSIVIDIGVEETTVGKGFFDGSVSVMSKFRTPPDFYEFMKILAEKASVISKNIPKYRFLGYSVSVPGIVDVENSRIVYVPHLNWKDLVLKERLSRRYPVFLDNEANLSLIAEKWNNPALANAGDIVFVYVSEGIGCGIMFDGQIYRGRDYSAGELGHMTVQTDGKQCYCGNFGCWETIASTEAIVGRAEEMGFALRGSSNNEKYLGVLSSSDPEYKYLLEEVERSLGVGIINIVNSLDPEVVVLGGVASMLPERSLRNLVDLVNSRVLYATGQNIRVIRSVLHEKGRASSKMIGAALHIIDKKTIDFV
- a CDS encoding ABC transporter ATP-binding protein, giving the protein MLEVKNVNVSYGRIQVVTDFSFSVGEEAVGLFGPNGAGKTTLINSIIGLVKPTSGEILFEGESLIPYETHTIIRKGISVVPQDGELFPIMNVLENLKIGAAYIKEARDRIEERLDFVFKIFPILKERAYQLAGTMSGGQQRMLAVGRALMAVPRLLILDEPSVGLQPSLVSELFEKLLAIKSEGVSMILSEQNVRQGLKVIDRGYVIENGTLAIESTAEDLMHNEYVKRSYLGL
- a CDS encoding ABC transporter substrate-binding protein is translated as MKKVFLVLLMAAVTSLIVFAATPIKIGAVLPLGDITGDQAAKAMRLAVSEINAEGGLLGRPLELIVIDDEMTPEKGAAAISRLATVDRVDFFVGGMSTGVHFAQIPVMKSFQKVTIWIGAAGSQCEVAVGPDADWYFHLHPWDYQQGASYGQGWTDLAEAYPDIEINKVFLAYEEGAFGTGSHEAYLVLQALAAEGQGAWAEVMSDYMGVSFKSAALGGGDYRAMLQQAKKYDPDLFVWAGYDADALPMLQQAKEVGFSPKFFVGAPPGWPAHFGDSPLAEGVTLYGMWAPTINRISPVAEHFWNAYIEMFKEEPATYFAPLGYTNIYFLAEGIKAAGTIEKSALIKALEQVEYASPIGDVLKIAPSNVIKHQGFTAQKILQWQGGEQHVIWPLELKTAEPEYPFPSWDGR
- a CDS encoding acetyl-CoA C-acetyltransferase, with the translated sequence MKKVFIVGAKRTAIGTFGGALKDVPAVELGVTASKAAIEQSEVDPKNIEETIMGCILTANQGMGPGRQVSIGAGVPIESPGYLVNMLCGSGMKSTMIGAQDILTGEADLVLTGGMENMSIAPYMLDKARFGYRMGSGSITDHMIRDGLTDVFNDYHMGVTAENLAAKYSISRQEQDEFALESQKRAKEAISAGKFKDEIIPVVIKHRKGDIVFDTDEHPRDTSMEILAKLRPAFKKDGSVTAGNSSGINDGASATVLASEEAVTKYGLKPIAEIVSFAQAGVDPAYMGYGPVPAVEKALNKAAMTIKDVGLIELNEAFASQALSVIRGLMEIYGVTKEWLIERTNVNGGAIALGHPIGASGNRIIVTLVHEMEKRDLEFGLASLCIGGGMGTAVVVRRV
- a CDS encoding acetyl-CoA hydrolase/transferase C-terminal domain-containing protein; the protein is MNWKDEYKKKRISIEEGLRNVRSGTKIVTSMAAMEARGLLENLHRVDGVENVAVATCLNIGEYPFFVNREYEGRFLNESWFHSTGARKAVSNGLRTVTYIPNNLHTAGVERIMANKPDIFWGVASPMDKNGYMTVSLSTVYERDMVENAKMVILEVNDRAPRTHGDTHVHISEVDYVIENSFDIPELPDTEPSETEMRIGEHISSLVVDGATLQIGIGGIPNAVAKLMEDKHELGIHTEMFTESMIHLFEKGAITNSRKSLWKGKFIATFALGTKRMYSFVEDNPGVLLLRGSYVNDPYVVAQNDNMVSINTAISVDLTGQVCSEAIGTRHYSGTGGQLDTHRGASMAKNGKGIIALRSTAKKGTVSTIVPLLPLGSPVTVPRQDTDYVVTEFGIARLKGLNVFQRVESLLNISHPDFRSELRKQASEVGLI
- a CDS encoding ABC transporter ATP-binding protein, whose amino-acid sequence is MSILKVEKVTKRFGGLVAVDDVTMEIRQGEILGLIGPNGAGKTTLTNVISGLHTVSEGRIFFDGTDITFLPTHKRCHLGIARTFQIARPLKNLTVAENVMVGGLFGNGEKLKDSRKSAIKLCETIGLAKPNEVLDKITVLDIKKIEIARAMATKPKLLFLDEVMSGLNMDETREMIDTVRKIRDTGVTICIIEHVMSVIREITERVIVLDRGAIIAEGPYSEVSQQHNVITAYLGEDA
- a CDS encoding branched-chain amino acid ABC transporter permease, which gives rise to MEKISFLRKHRGILILVAILVVVAIWRPLAAIYGVQRGSLYALIGLPLALTLGVVGIMNLAHGDLLSLGTYIVYLFAVNTGMDPLVSIIPVFFLLFILGVVIYKLTVTRVLKAGHLNQLLLTFGISMIVLELMKVIWTTRPRSVYVDYSSSSTTIAGVRFGTYELLYVVLAFAVLIALQLFLKKTRLGQATFAVGQNPRGAKIVGINTDFVYLFVFGLSVAILGIAAGVMVPRFAIFPSVGAAFTMKSFSLVAMAGLGNLTGILISGIVLGVGEAIVQSIPGYAGWSDIVFFGVLIAVIMIRSLRRQSL
- a CDS encoding branched-chain amino acid ABC transporter permease — its product is MKIIKPILLLIVLAAAVMLPLLTEAYFISVAITILTFMTLALSWDMMLRTGQLSFGTAGFFGLGGYAGIIAAADLGVDPITGIIIGGLVAGVVSLVLGMAILRLRGLYFAITTMALASVFMVIIRNLHKISGGPSGKVVLSTLFNYDSNKVYWFMLGVALITIVISEVFQRTRIHFAIDSIRADETVAKSHGVNIYKYLIFVFVVTSMIQGVVGATYALQYGFVFPESSFSAHYLLLPIAMALVGGIYSTIGSVIGAIILGLSSEYLKLIMPYGHLIIYGVIIVVVVLFLPNGVYGAIKDVLGFRKRRLEER
- a CDS encoding alpha/beta hydrolase, whose amino-acid sequence is MVLMTYLVFMTIGFERNAFALEVGESASIVFKDVNTKDNDRETNLLDGRELFMKRQIAKKYVKVVDKKIFYLETVDSEGIPVVFVHGNFASSKWFEPSLEILPRRFKGYAIDLPNFGRSDRLEEVSIEDYANYVIDFILEMKVDRVVLVGHSLGGAVAQSVVVKRPDLIDRVVLVDPAPPDGLTTPEEAYPYLEMYKGNRDLLKKALVGVMPTRAEDEFLEALVEEALLMDGRCFVENARALDRYDFTQELKGTEVPFLIIVGKLDQIISEEMARRFERVIKNVQVKVLEEYGHSIIVENTELFMDLFIDFVGK
- a CDS encoding ArsR family transcriptional regulator, giving the protein MRELSREPHRPVRLAKKLKISAGDLSNHLEKLKK